The sequence ACACCGAGCACCGATTTCGCCTGGCCTGTGGAAGGCGCCGTCGATCCGTCGATCATCAAGGTCGCCACCTCCGCGGGTGCCGACCGCGTGATCGCCCGCAGCGACAGCCTCCAGGAGACCGCCGGGCTGTCCTACACGCCCTCCGCCGCCCGGCCCATCGGTGGCGGTACGACCGCGGTGGTCGCCGATACCCGGCTGTCCACGTCCTTCGAGGGGGATCTGACCAAGGCGGACTCGGCCACGCTCGCCGTGCAGCAGTTCCTGGCCCAGAGCCTTGAGGTGACCGCGCAGACGGACCAGCAGCGCAGCATCGTCGTCGCGCCGCAGCGCATGCCGTCGGCGAGCCAGGCCCAGGCGATGGCGGCGGCGCTGAAGGCGCTCCAGGACGGCACCTGGTCCCAGCCGCAGGACCTGACGGCGGCCGCCAAGGCCAAGCCCGACCCGAACGCCACCACGCGCATCCCGTCGACCTCCGCCTACCCCTCCTCCCTGCGCAGGCAGGAACTGCCCGGGGCGGCCTTCGAGCAGATCGCGCGCACCCAGGACAAGCTCGACAACTTCAAGGTGATCCTCAGCGATCAGTCCCGCGTGGTCACCCCGTTCGGACGGGCCATAAACCGTGAGATGTCCACGTCGTGGCAGGGACGCAGCGCGCAGGCGGACCACTTCCGGGGCGATGTGGAGGACTGGCTGGACGAGCTCGCCGACCAGGTCAAGCTGATCGACAAGTCCGAGACCAAGCTCTCCGGGCGCAGCGCCACCATCCCGGTGACCGTCCAGAACAACCTCGTCCAGCCGGTGAACCACCTGGTCCTGCGGCTCACCTCGACGCAGCCGACCCGCCTGAAGATCGGCGGCAAGGCGTACTACGAACAGCCCGTCGAGGTCTCCGGCGGACACAGCCAGTCCGTGAAGTTCACCACCTCCGCCAACGCCAACGGCCGGGTCACGGTCATCGCCCAGCTGTACACCGAGGACGGCCAGGAGTACGGCGACGCGGTCAGCTTCGACGTGAAGGTCACCGAGGTCACACCCACGGTCATGCTCGTCATCGGCGGCGGCGTGCTCCTCCTGGTCCTCGCCGGGTTCCGGATGTACACCCAGCGCAAGCGGGCGGCCGCCCGCCAGGCCGAGGACGACGGCCCCGACCCGGCGGGTGAGGACACCGACGACGAGCCAGGGAACCCCGGAAGCCCCGGGGATCGTCTCCCGGAGGAGTCCGATGCCTCCTCCGGGGCAGACGCCCCGGAGCAGCCGAGTGACCCTGCACCGGACACCGCACCGGAAAACACCGACCCGTCCGGGACGGGTGAGAGAGTGGACCGTTGAGCGATGTCGTGGCCGGTGTGGCCCGGGACGATGAGGTGGGGTAACGATGAACGCGCCGTACGACGGTGAACGCGGCCAGGGCGCGGCCGACTCGGGCTACCCCGAGCCGCCGCCCGGGCCCGGGCAGGTACCGCCCCAGCACCCGGCGGACACGTACCTCCAGGACGCCTACGACCAGGACCCCTACCGGGCGCACGATCTGACCGCCCAGGACCCCGTGGCCGAGGCGCTCTACGACCGTGCCGCGCACCCGCCGCCGCCCCCGGGCGCCTACGAGCAGCAGCAGCCGCTGTACGCCCCGCCGACCCAGTCGCCGTACGCGCCCGATCCGCACGTGTGGGCGCAGACCCCGGCACCCGAGCCGGACGGCGCGAACCAGTACCTGCCGTACGGCGACGACCCGCGTACGACCCAGTTCGTGGGCGTGGACGACCTGGTCACGCACTCTGGTGAGGAATACCACAAACCGGACGCCTTCGCCCATCTCTTCCGGGACCAGCAGCAGAGCGGCGGACCCGGGCCCATGGACCGGACCGTCCCGGGCCCGGCGACTGCC is a genomic window of Streptomyces griseochromogenes containing:
- a CDS encoding DUF6049 family protein, whose product is MAEAADFQGASASPARRWIRRTGAVLAGAPLLAGLLQLPAAGPAQAAPSDPVSVSLDSLTPNAPTDGDTLTVSGTVTNNGKQPVTGAHVDLRTGPMLNTRSAIDTVARHSDDLQAGTGAEVGGKYVEKFSKLAPGVAEHFSISVPVDKLDLGEDGVYEFGVSLSGQTSAQPWDQVLGIQRTFLPWQPSEADTKTKTTFLWPLVSTAHMTARTGAGELQTPVFLNDDLAKEIAPGGRLAQMLELGKDLDVAWVIDPDLLASVDAMAGNYRVQGADNTTTAGTHQAVAKQWLAGLQQAVAGKEVVALPYADPDLASLAHNGTRVTGSLSHLKDATDVAAITVKTVLHVTPSTDFAWPVEGAVDPSIIKVATSAGADRVIARSDSLQETAGLSYTPSAARPIGGGTTAVVADTRLSTSFEGDLTKADSATLAVQQFLAQSLEVTAQTDQQRSIVVAPQRMPSASQAQAMAAALKALQDGTWSQPQDLTAAAKAKPDPNATTRIPSTSAYPSSLRRQELPGAAFEQIARTQDKLDNFKVILSDQSRVVTPFGRAINREMSTSWQGRSAQADHFRGDVEDWLDELADQVKLIDKSETKLSGRSATIPVTVQNNLVQPVNHLVLRLTSTQPTRLKIGGKAYYEQPVEVSGGHSQSVKFTTSANANGRVTVIAQLYTEDGQEYGDAVSFDVKVTEVTPTVMLVIGGGVLLLVLAGFRMYTQRKRAAARQAEDDGPDPAGEDTDDEPGNPGSPGDRLPEESDASSGADAPEQPSDPAPDTAPENTDPSGTGERVDR